Genomic DNA from Desulfonema ishimotonii:
AGATGAGCATGGGCAGATGGGAAAGGGAGGCGACCGTGTCATCCACATGCCGGACAATCTCATACCCCGGATCTCCGGGAATCAGCGGGATATCCTGAACAAATTTCAGCGTGGCCATGCGGTTTGCCGGGCAGTTGTACGGCGCGGTCAGGCCTGCCCGCACATCAGCGGGAAGCCGTTTATGCGGGGCCATATGCAGCGCCCCCCGCGCAAACAGGTTCAGCCCCAGAACCGCCGGAGTCCCGAAGGGCATGATGTTCCGGATCAGCCAGAGCCGGAACGGGAGCCGTTTGTTTCCGGGGGGCAGAAAGGCCGATGTATTGGTGATAATCAGCCGGGAGATCCGCTCCGGATGGCGGAGCGCATAGGCCATGCCGATCATGCCGCCCCAGTCGTGGACCATGAGGGTGATCCTTTCGGTGATCCCCAGATGATCCAGCAGGCGCTCCAGGTCGTCGATCCGGCTTCTGAGCCGATAGTCATAATGCCGGAGATCCGGCTTGTCCGAAAGGCCGCAGCCCATGTGATCCGGCACAATGGCGCGGTATCCGGGGGCCAGGGCTTTGACGACGTTGCGGTAGTAAAACGACCAGGTCGGGTTGCCGTGGAGCATCACCACCGGCTCGCCCGCACCCTCATCCAGATAGTGATAATTGAGGCCGTTCATCTTCAGAAAATGGGATCGGAACGGATAGAGATGCCGGAAACCGGATATATCAACTTTTTTATGTGCCATTTAAATAAAGCTCACCCTGTCTACTGATAACTGTTCACTGATAACTGCTCACTGAAATCACCATTCGATGCCCAGCATCATGCAGTTCAGACCGCTGCCGATGCCGAAAAAGCCGACCTGATCGCCCCTGAGAAAAAATTCCCGTTCCTCGGCAATGGCCGCCGTGATGGGCAGGGAGACTGTGCCGATGTTGCCCAGAAACTGATAGGTGGTGAAGTCTTTGTCCCTGGGAAGTCCGATGGAATCCATGATGGTTTTCTGGTGGGCCGCCCCCACCTGGTGGCAGATGATCTTATCGGGTCTGTTGTCCGGCCACCCCATTTCCGCCCGGAACGCCCGGAAGGTCTCAACCCCGAGGGTCACGCCATTTTTCAGGACGCCGACCGAATCGGTTTTCATCACATGGATGCCGTCCACACACCGGCCCGCATCCGGTCCCCAGAGGCAGAGCCGGTGATGTTCCACGGAATTCCGCATGGTGCCGCCCAGAAGACGGTGTCCCCGGTCCGCAACGGATGCGTGGGTCAGCACCACGCCGACGGCACCTGCGCCGCCTGTGAGGGTGGCAATGGTATCTTTGAACAGCCCCATGTCCCGGGTTTGCAGGAGCCGGTCAATGGTCACATCCACCACTTCCCGCGCCGTCTCGCACGAGACCACAAGCCCCGCCCGGATCTGTCCCATTTCAATGGCATTGGCCACCTGAATCATGCCGTTGAGAACCCCCAGACAGGCGTTGGAAACATCGTAAATCTGCGTTTCCGGGCCAAGCCCCAGAGCCTGGGCCACGGAGCAGGCCGTGGCCGGTTCCAGGTTGTCCCGGCACACGCCGCAGTAAATCAGCATTCCGATGTCCTGCGGCGACACCGAAGCGGCATCCAGGGCTTTCCGCCCGGCAGCCGACGCGCCCTCGGAGACCTTGCACCCCGCATCCCAGAACCGTCGCTCATAAATGCCGGTAATGGCCTCCAGTTGCCCTTTCCGGATATGGAGTTGTTTATAAAGCGGTTCCAGGCGGTCTTCAATATCCTGGGATGAAATCACGTTGGGCGGCAGTTCATAGCCGAATGCGTCGATATAGACGTTTGAATATTGCATGATATCTGTATTTATGTGCGGTTATTGTTCGCCGGTGCTTTTCCGGTTATCTGCTTCCGTCTGAATGGCCACAATGCCCCTCTCTTATCAGGGGTGTTCAGGCGGGTCAATCCGATATATGACCTCATCCAGAATTCCGCCGTGCAGCGCTTCCACTTTTACCGCATCGGCCACACGCCCCCCGATGGCCTCAGCAATTTTCCGGCTGGGGATATTTCTGCGGTCCACGGGATACACGAGGTACTCATATGCCACAGTTCTCTCAGCCCACGCCTTCAGCCCGGCAACCGCCTCTCTGCCACAGCCGTGGCCATGGAAGGCCGCCTTAATCCAGATGCCCAGCTCCGGGCGGGCCGGGTTTTTCTCTGCGTGAATCCCGCAGCAGCCGATAAATTCACCGGACTTCCGGCATAAGATGGCCAGCACAAGCTCGGTTCCCTGTTTTCGCCGTTTCATGGAATTTCTGATAAACGCCCCGGTGTCACGGATTTTTTCCGGCGGGGCCGGGTACATATACCGCGTAATCTGCGCCGTGAAATTCCGGTAGATCACGTCTGCGTATTTCATGGACACCGGCCTGAGAACCAGCCGCTCCGTCTCAATTTCAACAGCGCCGAGGCTGACCGGGTTCCCTGAAAAATCGGTCATCCCCGGAACAGACCGGCTGCGGCCGATCTCCATTTTCAGTATCCGCAACGTCCGCTTTAATATAAGTCTCATGAAACCGGATATTCCTGACGGAACACAATTGCCCCGTCAATTTTGAAACGGCGGGATCAGGATGCGAAGTCTCCCTGCAATATGCCGGCCCCCCCGCACTCCTGAATTTTACGAACGCTCAGAAACAGCCCTGACAATGCGGTTATTTCCGGCGTGTTATACCGTTTCCATTTTGAAATACGCCATTATTCTGATTTTGGATTTTAAATCCGAATTCCTTTTAAAACAATATGTTCGGATTCAGAAGTTTCGTTTCGGCAATCCGAATAATGACGGTGTTCATCTCTGATTCGGTATTACGCCATTTTTTTCTTTTTGCCTCTCATGGTGTGGCGCTGACTGGCGGACAGCACTGCTTTTCGCAGCCGGATCGACTTCGGCGTCACCTCCACCAGCTCGTCATCCCGGATAAAGTGAATGGCCGCTTCCAGGGTCATGGGCTTGACCGGTGACAGGATCACACTGTCGTCCTTGCCCGACGCCCGCATATTGGTCAGCTTCTTCTCCTTGCAGGGGTTGACGTTGAGGTCCGTGTCCTTGTTGTGTTCCCCCACGATCATGCCCTCGTATACCGGATCAGTGGGCGTGATAAAGAGATGCCCCCTCGGCTCCAGGTTGAACAGGGCATAGGCCACACCGACGCCCGCCCGGTCCGACACCAGGGAGCCGGTAAAGCGGGAGGGAAATTCGCCCCGGTATTCATCATACCCGGCAAAGAGGGAGTTCATAATGCCCGTGCCCTTGGTGTCGGTGAGAAATTCATCCCGGTAGCCGATCAGGGCGCGGGAGGGCACGGAGAACTCGATTCTCACCCGGCCTTTGCCGTTGTTGACCAGATTGGTCATTTTCCCCTTGCGGATGGAAAGTTTTTCCGTCACCACCCCCATGAACTCCTCGTTGCAGTCTACAAAAAGCTGCTCCATCGGCTCCAGGGTCTTGCCGTCTTCGCGCTTGTAAATGACTTCGGGACGGCCCACGCACAGCTCAAAGCCCTCCCTGCGCATGGTTTCAATCAGGATCGCCATCTGAAATTCACCCCGGCCCTTGACCAGAAAGGTTTCCCGGTCATCCGTCTCCTCAACCCGGATGGCGACATTCTGAAGGGTTTCCTTGTGAAGCCGCTCCCGGATTTTGGCGGACTGAACGAATTTACCCTCCTTGCCGGCCAGCGGCGAGGTATTGATGGAAAACCGCATGGAAACGGTCGGATCATCCACGTTGATGCGCGGCAATGCCACAGGCGCGTCTTTGGTACAGATGGTGTCCCCGATCTTGACATTCTCAATGCCCGACAGCACCACGATATCCCCTGGCTCGGCCAGATTCACCTCCCTGAAGCCCGTGCCCTGATAGGCTTGCAGCTTGGAGACCTTCAGCGGCAGGTGTTCCCCCCTGCTGTTGATACAGACCAGGCTTTCGTTGGACCGGGCCTGCCCGTTGAAAATCCTGCCGATGGCCAGACGACCCAGGTAATCGGAATAGCTCAGGTCGGCCACCAGCATCTGAAACGGCGCGTCCGGATCATATGAGGGCGGCGGAACCTCATCCACAATGGTGTCCATCAGCACATGGAGATTTTCTCCGCGCTCGTCCGGATCCCTCTGGGCCACCCCGTCCCGGCCAATGGCGTAAAGCAGCGGGAATTCCAACTGATCCTCGCTGGCGTCCAGGTCGATGAACAGGTCATAAATTTCGTCCAGCACCTCGTCAGCCCGGGCGTCTTTGCGGTCGATCTTGTTGATGACCACAATGACCTTCAGTCCGGCCTCCAGGGTCTTTTTGAGTACAAACCGTGTCTGGGGAAGCGGCCCCTCGGAGGCGTCCACCAGCAGCAGGGCACCGTCCGCCATGCTCATGGCCCGCTCCACCTCTCCGCCGAAGTCGGCGTGGCCGGGGGTGTCGATGATGTTGATCTTGACATCTTTCCAGACCACAGAGCAGTTTTTGGCCGCAATGGTGATGCCCCGCTCCCGCTCCAGATCCATGTTGTCCATGAGGCGGTCATCCACCTCCTGGTTGGCGCGGAAAAGGCCGCTCTGCTGAAACATGGCATCCACCAGGGTGGTTTTGCCGTGGTCAACGTGGGCGATAATGGCAATATTTCTTATGGACTCGCTTCTCTCGGTTCTCTTCATTATTTTATTTTTCCTTAAATGATATCAATACTTCGGACAGTTTTTATAACCTACTGTTTTTATTAGATTCGGTAATCTTGACTTAAGAAAATAAAATCTTTAAATTTCAGCAGGTTAGTTTTTTCACAAATTTTTATTTTCAAAAACTGTCCGAACCATTGATGATATAAAAATCCGGCAGACATCGTGCCTGCCGGAAATAAACACAGTTATCCTGTTCCCGCATAACGCCTCCGTGCTGTGCGGGTGTGCAGACCGGACGCTTTGCGCCCTGTGCCTGCCGACAAAAAAAATCCCCCCGCGTCCCTCTGTCAGAGGGTGGGAAGATCAGCACGGGCGTTCCCTTACGATAGCTGCTCTGCGTCCCCTGCAAAAATGAGACGCCTTTCAGCAAAACGATTACTATAAACATGAAACAGAAAAAATACAAGACAGAATACAGACCCGACCCGGACTTCATGAATTTTCCGGTATCCCTGTGGAACAGATAAGGGATTTTCGTGAAATAAAAATACCCATGTGGAACGGCAGGGCGGGGTTACGTCCCCGCCGAACGGTGTCCGCCACCGCCCGAATTTTCATCACGTTGCAGATAAGCGGTCATATCTGACGGGGACGTAACCCCGCCCTGCCGTTTTGAAACGGGTAGTTTATTTTTACAGAACGCCCTAACAGGTTTTCCGCCGTTCCTGAACATCGGAAGCAGCCTCACATTGTCTGCCCCTGGCGCGATCATTAACAGGATGTAAAAAGAACCGACACCGTCTCAGCGCCGCCCTGCATCACCACCGTCGCACTTTAAGCGCATATTATTTATAAAAACAGACTGTTAATTCAAAATATCCGGCACCCCGGATGGTGGTATGTGAATTGCAGAAGTCAATGCGGAACACCCATCTGACGTTGTGTATATTTCATCGTATAAGGAGGAAATTATGAAAAAATTTGCCTGTACGCTCATGTTCTGGATCTGGGCCATGACAGGTTTTGCCGGGCTGGCCTCCCAATCGGCTGTGGCCGGCGAGACGTTGAAATACAGTTGTTCCGCCCAGATTTTTGAAGCATTTGAAATGGACCGTATTGATACGTTTACGGCAGATACGGGGATCGGAGTGACGCTTTTCAAATCCTCATCCAAGTCTGCGGTCAACCGCCTGATGAACGGCTACAGCGATATCGCCAGCACCACACGACGTCTGCATTACATCAGCAAAGAAAGCGGCTATGCGGAAATCCCCTTCTGTAAAGACAACCTCGCCATTATTACAGGTCGTCAGGTGCCTGTGGAAAATATTTCATCTGACCGGCTTCGGGAAATCTTCAGTAAAAAACTCACAAACTGGCAGGAGATCGGCGGACCGGATAAACCGATCAAAGTCGTTGTGCCGGGGAAAAACACGGCAGCCTATCAGAATTTCAAAGACGGCGTGATGCACAGGGAAAAGATCAGATATGATTTCATATCCACCCAGTCCAGCGATGTGATCGACGCTGTCCGGCGGTTTTCCGGGGCGATTTCCTTTATCACCTACGGCGGCGTTGCCCACAATAAGGAGATCAGAACGGTCGGCATCGACGGCATCTCTCCCCAGGCAGAGGCGTATCCATATCCCCAGACCTTTTATTTTGTCGTCAAAGGCCAGCCGACCGGCTCGGTAAAGGCATTTGTGGATTTTGCCTTCTCTGAAAAAGGCCGGAAGATCATCCGCGAAAAAGGGATGATCCCCATTGACAGATAACCCCCCGGGTCCGTTTTTCGGGTTTTCACCTTCCCCCTCTCACCTAGTGTTCAGTCAAGGTTTGAATGACGGGTTGTTTGCTGCCTTAATCTGATGCAATCAGGCATTCATTACCCGTCAGCTTAATATTGACTGACCACTAGTGCATAGTCAAAGCTAAAAATCAGGGTTGAGCATAATGCAACCTGCTGACACCGGTACAAATTGAAATCCGCTGATCCTAAAATTAAGCGATGACAAAGCACTAGTTTGGAAAAGGGGGGAGAATTTATCTTAACTTAATGGCATTGACGCAAAGCGTGGGAACGAGATAATTCAGGATTTTTTATACGGCAGGGCGTCTGTGAGGACAGACAGGGGTGAGAGATGGGGATGCCGCTAAGGGGCATCAGGGCGGAGTTGAAAAATTACAGATATGCCCTCAGACGAATATTTTATTTTTCCCTGGGCCAGGGATAACACGGCTTTGTGTTCCACCGGCGGTGGACCCAGAACCACTGGTCGGGGTGCTGGCGGACGGCGGATTCAATCACCCGGTTATACTGTTCGGTGTTCAGCTCCACGTCTTTAATCCTGTCCCCGGTCCGAATCAGGGGAAGGGGGGGCAGAAATTTTGCCACAAAGCCGTTCTCCTCACGCGCCAGAAATACCGGAACCACCGGAGCTTTCGTCTTCAGAGCCAGCAGGGCCAGTCCCTTGTTGGTGCAGGCCGGGTGCCCGAAAAAATCAGCAAAGACCCCTTCGCGCCACGCCACGTTCTGATCCATCAGCAGCGTGACCATATCACCCTGTTTAATGGCCCGGAGCACTCGGCGAAAGGTCTTCTTTTTTGGGATCAGACTGGTTCCGAAACGGGTTCTGTACGCCACGATAAACCGCTCCATCGGTTTGAAATCCAGGGGCCGGTAGACCACGCTGAGGGGATGCCGGATCATGGCTGCAATGACCGTAAGCAGTTCCCAGTTTCCGAAATGGGCCGCCAGGGCCAGCACGCCTTTCCCCTCGGCATGGGCGTTGTGAATATTGTCCGCGCCCTCGATTCTGAAATACCGGAAGAACTTTTTCTCGTCCAGACTCAGGGACCAGGCCATCTCGAAAAAAATTTTCCCCAGGTTTTCAAACACCCGCAGGATAAGCGCATCGCGTTCGGCCAGGGGCATTTCCTCAAAGGCGTGGGCGATATTCTCTTCGGCAATCCGCCGATGCCGCCGGTCAATCCTGTAAATCAGGTGTCCCATCTTCGCCCCGATTCGCTGCCCCTGCCGAAGCGGAATCCTGCCTGTCATGTAAAACAGAAAGCCAATCAGGCGGTATGCCACATGTTCCAGCGTTTCCTTCATTTTTGTTCTGCCTCTGTCATGTATATTGTGTCGTTATTTATCTGCCGGGATTTCTTTGCCGTTTTCGCCAGAGATTTCAGAAGATAATATCCCGGATATGTTTAAAAAGCCGGATGCCTGCATAAATGAGGCGGACCCGATTGTCAAGACCGTTTCAGGCTTTTTTCAGGTGATTTTTCAACCTGCTCAGTAAAGCGATATAAGCCGCAGGACATCAACCCGGAAATACGTGCCCCCGGTCCTGAGACAGCCTTCAGACTTAAAGTCTGAACTCCCCCGGCACAATATCCGGGAGTTCAGACCTCAGGTCTGAAAACCGGGGTGGGGCGAATTTCCAAGTTGGTATGGTAGTACAGTCACAGCCCGCCCATCATTCCCGCCTGCATCTGTTACGTCGGAGCCGGAGGATGGAGGCGTTGCACGATCATCTGTTATGATTTTCAGACGCTGCTCTTTGAAAAACAAACCTCAGAGGGTGCCGGATAATCCGGAGTCTGATGAAGCTGAGTTTCATTTTAAAATCTGCCATATCGGATCCGCCGGGTTTCTGCTGATCTGCCGGTCTCGTCATTACGAATATGAACCGCTTCATATTTTACAGCGTACGGGATCGGGTTCAGCCAATTAGAATTTATTGTTGAACCTGTTTTTAAAAAAATAACTTTATAAAAAATAAATAAGATGACAATGACAGTTGTAAATTTTGTCTTATTATAGTATAAGTAACCTATTAATTCTGACATTGGACAGCTATGATCTTAACTGTTTGAATTTTTTATCAGCATCTTATCTAATTAAACCCACAAAATTATTATGAGCCTGCTCAATGTCGGTGTACCGTTAAATTTCAGTGTTAATGATTTTTTACATTCGGCTGTCATTGTTGTTAAACCCATTTTTCAGATCATTAAACCTTATGAAAGGAGATTGTAATGGAAAATAGTGTTTACAAAGTTGTTGAAGTCATAGGAATGTCCGAAAAATCCTGGGAAGACGCTGCTAAAAGTGCAATTGCAACAGTTGATAATTCTATCCGCGATATCCGCGTCGCAGAAGTCATCGAAATGGACATGCGGCTGGAGGATAACAGAATTGTGGGCTACCGGATAAAATTAAAAGTATCATTCAAACTTGAAGGCTGATATACTATATAGATAAAAAATGGGATGCGGCAGGCAGATTGCCTGCCGCATCCCATTGTCTTTTTTGTCCCAGGCGAATAATGCGCCCCGGTATCCGATTCTGTTGTGCAGGGTTTTCCTGCAAGCCCGGATAATCCCTGTATCCTGTCCCGCAAAGTCAGATCTTTAAGTTGCCGGTCTGCCACTGACACTTTCCTGTTTTGATCACACTGAAATCCTTTCAGCATATCCCCCCGTGGCCGCCCTTTGTAAAGCCGTCACGGGGGGATCGTTTCTGAAAAAAATGCAGCGGACTTTTTATCCGGCAGTCGGAAGCGTGATGGGCATCCCCATGAGCGGCCATATCACGGCGGCGGCCAGACCGGTGAGTATCATCAGCATGATGCTGGCCGGAATTCCGTACAGGAAGAACTCGCCGGTTGTGAACTGCTTGGAGTCATAGGCAATGGCGTTGGGGGCGGCACCCACCAGCAGCAGGAAGGGCATACCGGCCACGACGAGCGACGAGAAGAGAATGACTTCCGGAGCCACGCCGAGGTACGGGGCGATGACCAGGGCCACAGGCAGAGAGATGGCAATGGCCGCCACGTTCATAATGAAATTGGTCATGATCATGACGAAGAAGGAGATGCCCATGACAAAGACAAACCAGTTGGCTTTCTGAAACAGAACCAGCCAGTTGACGGCCAGCCATTTGGCGGCCCCGGTCTCCCACAGACAAAAGCCGATGCTCATGGCCCCGGCAAAGAGCAGGATAATATTCCACGGCACCTCTTCCAGGTCATCTATGTCCAGAATGTTAACAATGAAAAACAGAACGGTGGAAACCAGGATAATGGCGGTTTTGTCGATGGCTTTAAGGGCCGGGACAAAGGAACGCAGAGACATTACCAGGATGCAGGTAAAGATGATGACCGCTGCGACGATCTCCTTTCGGGTGATGCGGCCCTGCTCTGCCGCAAGTTGCTTTGCCTTTTCCCGCAGTCCCGGAATGACGGCCTTTTCCGGTTTGCAGACGATCATGAAAAATCCCCAGAGCAGAAAGGTCATTATCCAGCCGATGGGGAACATGTAATAGGTCAGCTCAAAAAAGGAGATATCCTTGCCGATGATATCTTTGTAGAAACCGAGTGCCACTGCCCCCCGGGCTGCGCCCAGCAGGGTGATAATGCTGCCTGCGCCGGCGACATAGGCCATGCCGATGAACAGGCCCTTGCCGAACTTGGTCGGCTTGTCGCCTTCGCCGTACAGGCTGTACACCGCCAGGAGAAGCGGGTATATGGTGGCGGCCACAGCCGTATGCGCCATGATGTGGGTCAGGGCCGCAGTCACCAAAAAGCAGCCCAGATAGATCATGCTGGTCCGCTCACCCACAATGGTCAGCATTTTATAGGCCAGCCGCTTGGTCAGCCCGGTCTTGGTGAAAACCATCCCGATGACGATGGAAGCGAAGATAAACAGGACCGACGGGTCCATGAAATCCTTGAAGGCCACCTTGGCCGGGCGGATCAGGAACATGGCCTGTAAGATGCCGATGGTGATGCTGGTGACGCCGATGGGCATGACTTCAAAAACCCACCATGTGCCTGCAAGCAGAAAGACCGCAAGGGCTCCTTTGGCCTCACGGCTCAGGGGGAAGTGTTTTCCCAGGGGATCAACGGCGTCGGGCCAGGCGGGTGAATAATATACGATAATGAAAAGAAGTGTGCCAATACCGATGAACATGTACCGCTTCCAGTCAAAAGTATTCTGTTCAGACATAACTGC
This window encodes:
- a CDS encoding lysophospholipid acyltransferase family protein, producing MKETLEHVAYRLIGFLFYMTGRIPLRQGQRIGAKMGHLIYRIDRRHRRIAEENIAHAFEEMPLAERDALILRVFENLGKIFFEMAWSLSLDEKKFFRYFRIEGADNIHNAHAEGKGVLALAAHFGNWELLTVIAAMIRHPLSVVYRPLDFKPMERFIVAYRTRFGTSLIPKKKTFRRVLRAIKQGDMVTLLMDQNVAWREGVFADFFGHPACTNKGLALLALKTKAPVVPVFLAREENGFVAKFLPPLPLIRTGDRIKDVELNTEQYNRVIESAVRQHPDQWFWVHRRWNTKPCYPWPREK
- a CDS encoding GNAT family N-acetyltransferase, which gives rise to MRLILKRTLRILKMEIGRSRSVPGMTDFSGNPVSLGAVEIETERLVLRPVSMKYADVIYRNFTAQITRYMYPAPPEKIRDTGAFIRNSMKRRKQGTELVLAILCRKSGEFIGCCGIHAEKNPARPELGIWIKAAFHGHGCGREAVAGLKAWAERTVAYEYLVYPVDRRNIPSRKIAEAIGGRVADAVKVEALHGGILDEVIYRIDPPEHP
- a CDS encoding alpha/beta fold hydrolase, producing the protein MAHKKVDISGFRHLYPFRSHFLKMNGLNYHYLDEGAGEPVVMLHGNPTWSFYYRNVVKALAPGYRAIVPDHMGCGLSDKPDLRHYDYRLRSRIDDLERLLDHLGITERITLMVHDWGGMIGMAYALRHPERISRLIITNTSAFLPPGNKRLPFRLWLIRNIMPFGTPAVLGLNLFARGALHMAPHKRLPADVRAGLTAPYNCPANRMATLKFVQDIPLIPGDPGYEIVRHVDDTVASLSHLPMLICWGQHDFVFDTDYLAEWRRRFPHADAHLFSDAGHYLLEDKADRVIGLVKEFLKKNTA
- a CDS encoding 3-oxoacyl-ACP synthase III: MQYSNVYIDAFGYELPPNVISSQDIEDRLEPLYKQLHIRKGQLEAITGIYERRFWDAGCKVSEGASAAGRKALDAASVSPQDIGMLIYCGVCRDNLEPATACSVAQALGLGPETQIYDVSNACLGVLNGMIQVANAIEMGQIRAGLVVSCETAREVVDVTIDRLLQTRDMGLFKDTIATLTGGAGAVGVVLTHASVADRGHRLLGGTMRNSVEHHRLCLWGPDAGRCVDGIHVMKTDSVGVLKNGVTLGVETFRAFRAEMGWPDNRPDKIICHQVGAAHQKTIMDSIGLPRDKDFTTYQFLGNIGTVSLPITAAIAEEREFFLRGDQVGFFGIGSGLNCMMLGIEW
- a CDS encoding dodecin family protein; protein product: MENSVYKVVEVIGMSEKSWEDAAKSAIATVDNSIRDIRVAEVIEMDMRLEDNRIVGYRIKLKVSFKLEG
- a CDS encoding substrate-binding domain-containing protein — encoded protein: MKKFACTLMFWIWAMTGFAGLASQSAVAGETLKYSCSAQIFEAFEMDRIDTFTADTGIGVTLFKSSSKSAVNRLMNGYSDIASTTRRLHYISKESGYAEIPFCKDNLAIITGRQVPVENISSDRLREIFSKKLTNWQEIGGPDKPIKVVVPGKNTAAYQNFKDGVMHREKIRYDFISTQSSDVIDAVRRFSGAISFITYGGVAHNKEIRTVGIDGISPQAEAYPYPQTFYFVVKGQPTGSVKAFVDFAFSEKGRKIIREKGMIPIDR
- a CDS encoding SLC13 family permease; the protein is MSNAVMSEQNTFDWKRYMFIGIGTLLFIIVYYSPAWPDAVDPLGKHFPLSREAKGALAVFLLAGTWWVFEVMPIGVTSITIGILQAMFLIRPAKVAFKDFMDPSVLFIFASIVIGMVFTKTGLTKRLAYKMLTIVGERTSMIYLGCFLVTAALTHIMAHTAVAATIYPLLLAVYSLYGEGDKPTKFGKGLFIGMAYVAGAGSIITLLGAARGAVALGFYKDIIGKDISFFELTYYMFPIGWIMTFLLWGFFMIVCKPEKAVIPGLREKAKQLAAEQGRITRKEIVAAVIIFTCILVMSLRSFVPALKAIDKTAIILVSTVLFFIVNILDIDDLEEVPWNIILLFAGAMSIGFCLWETGAAKWLAVNWLVLFQKANWFVFVMGISFFVMIMTNFIMNVAAIAISLPVALVIAPYLGVAPEVILFSSLVVAGMPFLLLVGAAPNAIAYDSKQFTTGEFFLYGIPASIMLMILTGLAAAVIWPLMGMPITLPTAG
- the typA gene encoding translational GTPase TypA; the protein is MKRTERSESIRNIAIIAHVDHGKTTLVDAMFQQSGLFRANQEVDDRLMDNMDLERERGITIAAKNCSVVWKDVKINIIDTPGHADFGGEVERAMSMADGALLLVDASEGPLPQTRFVLKKTLEAGLKVIVVINKIDRKDARADEVLDEIYDLFIDLDASEDQLEFPLLYAIGRDGVAQRDPDERGENLHVLMDTIVDEVPPPSYDPDAPFQMLVADLSYSDYLGRLAIGRIFNGQARSNESLVCINSRGEHLPLKVSKLQAYQGTGFREVNLAEPGDIVVLSGIENVKIGDTICTKDAPVALPRINVDDPTVSMRFSINTSPLAGKEGKFVQSAKIRERLHKETLQNVAIRVEETDDRETFLVKGRGEFQMAILIETMRREGFELCVGRPEVIYKREDGKTLEPMEQLFVDCNEEFMGVVTEKLSIRKGKMTNLVNNGKGRVRIEFSVPSRALIGYRDEFLTDTKGTGIMNSLFAGYDEYRGEFPSRFTGSLVSDRAGVGVAYALFNLEPRGHLFITPTDPVYEGMIVGEHNKDTDLNVNPCKEKKLTNMRASGKDDSVILSPVKPMTLEAAIHFIRDDELVEVTPKSIRLRKAVLSASQRHTMRGKKKKMA